The Kineothrix sp. MB12-C1 genome includes a window with the following:
- a CDS encoding GGDEF domain-containing protein, whose product MSKEYRILIIEDGKLHQKVLWKALWEDYTLEIMETGEHALETVIRFNPHLILLDLVLPDISGFDILKKLKQSGKTRAIPVLIITGLDSEEDEEKGLLMGAVDYIRKPFSTTILKARVKNHIQIVRQIQTIEQLGYIDALTELPNRRKFDYLLEYEWGRSLRKQNRLGILLLDLDSFKTYNDLYGHAQGDVLLQELGKVLKSTLQRSTDVACRWGGEEFVVLLPETDEQNVLVMAEKIRNNIEDMQVQTLKDKTPTRITASIGAILVTPQQTDTVADFMNKVDQLLYKAKRQGKNQVRYEQYPQ is encoded by the coding sequence TTGTCGAAAGAATATAGGATATTAATTATCGAAGATGGCAAACTGCACCAGAAGGTTCTATGGAAGGCTCTCTGGGAAGATTATACTCTTGAAATAATGGAAACAGGGGAACATGCCTTGGAAACTGTAATAAGGTTTAACCCTCACCTCATCCTGTTGGATCTCGTTTTACCTGATATTAGTGGATTCGACATATTAAAAAAACTGAAGCAATCCGGTAAAACTCGGGCAATTCCTGTACTCATTATTACCGGCCTGGATAGTGAAGAAGATGAAGAAAAGGGACTGCTGATGGGCGCAGTAGATTATATTCGGAAGCCCTTCAGTACTACTATTTTGAAGGCTAGAGTGAAAAATCACATTCAAATTGTCAGACAAATCCAGACCATTGAACAATTGGGTTATATTGATGCATTAACCGAACTCCCTAACCGACGTAAATTTGATTACCTTTTGGAATATGAGTGGGGCCGCTCTCTGAGGAAACAGAACCGTCTTGGTATTCTTTTGCTAGATTTGGATTCCTTTAAGACTTATAATGATCTTTATGGTCATGCTCAGGGAGATGTATTACTGCAAGAACTAGGCAAGGTTTTAAAAAGCACATTGCAACGTTCCACAGACGTTGCCTGCCGTTGGGGTGGTGAGGAATTTGTAGTCCTGCTTCCCGAAACAGACGAACAGAACGTCTTGGTTATGGCTGAAAAAATCCGCAATAATATTGAAGACATGCAAGTGCAGACCTTGAAAGACAAGACCCCCACCCGAATTACCGCTAGTATTGGTGCCATATTAGTGACACCTCAACAAACAGATACCGTAGCTGATTTTATGAATAAAGTAGACCAATTGCTTTATAAAGCGAAAAGGCAGGGCAAAAATCAGGTTCGGTACGAGCAATATCCACAATAA
- a CDS encoding collagen-like protein, with amino-acid sequence MTGSDATIEEILEVNRNVRDILDGTMQNQLLLKAKMESALSASTMEGPPGPPGPEGPQGPEGATGPQGPEGPEGPQGPTGATGPAGPEGPEGPQGPTGATGPAGPQGPEGPEGPQGPTGATGPAGPQGPEGPEGPQGPTGATGPTGPQGPEGPQGPTGATGPTGPQGPEGPEGPQGPTGATGPTGPQGPEGPEGPQGPTGATGPQGPEGPQGPEGEVVLAFGSLRGGSSETPGAVFTPVPFSVAGPLSATVTVSLSGNELVVGESGVYQITISINAEATIDPDPDQMYGTAIITVNGSPIFGDTTTFFKIANRSSASFIAQASLTAGDEVGVSAISDFPAFGYMNRSLTIIQLSD; translated from the coding sequence ATGACTGGTTCTGATGCCACCATTGAAGAAATTCTCGAGGTGAACAGGAATGTTCGTGATATTTTGGATGGAACCATGCAGAATCAGCTTCTTTTGAAAGCAAAGATGGAAAGTGCCCTTTCCGCGTCTACTATGGAAGGCCCCCCTGGCCCTCCCGGCCCGGAAGGCCCTCAAGGTCCGGAAGGAGCGACAGGCCCTCAAGGTCCAGAAGGTCCGGAGGGTCCCCAGGGTCCGACAGGAGCAACAGGCCCGGCAGGTCCAGAAGGTCCAGAAGGTCCTCAGGGTCCGACAGGAGCAACAGGCCCGGCAGGCCCTCAAGGTCCAGAAGGTCCGGAGGGTCCCCAGGGTCCGACAGGAGCAACAGGCCCGGCAGGCCCTCAAGGTCCAGAAGGTCCGGAAGGTCCTCAGGGTCCGACAGGAGCAACAGGCCCGACAGGCCCTCAAGGTCCAGAAGGTCCTCAGGGTCCGACAGGAGCAACAGGCCCGACAGGTCCTCAAGGTCCGGAAGGTCCGGAAGGTCCCCAGGGTCCGACAGGAGCAACAGGCCCGACAGGTCCTCAAGGTCCAGAAGGTCCGGAAGGTCCCCAGGGTCCGACAGGAGCAACAGGTCCTCAAGGTCCGGAAGGCCCTCAGGGTCCGGAAGGAGAAGTTGTGTTGGCTTTTGGATCTTTAAGAGGAGGTAGTTCAGAGACACCCGGAGCAGTATTCACACCCGTACCATTTAGTGTGGCTGGACCGTTATCAGCTACTGTCACAGTTAGTCTGTCGGGCAATGAGTTGGTGGTAGGAGAAAGCGGAGTTTATCAAATAACGATATCAATTAATGCGGAAGCCACGATTGATCCGGACCCGGACCAAATGTATGGAACTGCTATTATTACGGTCAATGGTTCCCCTATTTTTGGCGATACTACTACGTTTTTTAAGATAGCGAACAGAAGCAGTGCATCGTTTATCGCTCAAGCCTCCTTAACAGCAGGAGATGAAGTAGGCGTAAGCGCTATTTCAGATTTTCCTGCTTTTGGTTATATGAATCGCTCTTTAACTATTATCCAATTAAGTGATTAA